In Ancalomicrobiaceae bacterium S20, the following proteins share a genomic window:
- a CDS encoding TspO/MBR family protein has product MSMSPATNFPFSAATGESQPQGTPRWWPVVAIIAATVATAAIGGLITAPRIPTWYATLPKPWFTPPNWLFAPVWTMLYIVMAATAIRVWLAHAPLHLRQTALLMFFVQLALNFLWTPAFFGLRNPGLGLAVIALLWMAILLTMRAFHAVRPWAAWAWLPYLAWVSYATALNAAIFSSI; this is encoded by the coding sequence ATGTCGATGAGCCCCGCGACGAACTTCCCCTTCTCCGCCGCAACCGGCGAGAGCCAGCCCCAAGGGACGCCACGGTGGTGGCCGGTGGTCGCGATCATCGCGGCGACGGTCGCCACGGCCGCGATCGGCGGCCTCATCACGGCACCGCGGATCCCGACCTGGTACGCGACGCTGCCGAAGCCGTGGTTCACGCCGCCGAACTGGCTGTTCGCGCCGGTCTGGACGATGCTCTATATCGTCATGGCGGCGACCGCGATCCGGGTCTGGCTCGCGCATGCGCCGCTGCACCTGCGCCAAACCGCGCTCCTGATGTTCTTCGTCCAGCTGGCGTTGAATTTCCTCTGGACGCCCGCCTTCTTCGGCCTGCGCAATCCGGGACTTGGGCTCGCGGTGATCGCACTTCTGTGGATGGCGATCCTGCTCACGATGCGTGCCTTCCATGCGGTTCGTCCCTGGGCCGCATGGGCGTGGCTGCCCTATCTCGCCTGGGTGAGCTATGCGACCGCCCTCAATGCCGCGATCTTCTCCAGCATCTGA
- a CDS encoding ABC transporter permease gives MAAPSGVAETVAAIRRGSEYVVIPIFALIVSAALFSLFLLALGKSPQQFLELVWRGGFGTSFSWENTLTRAAPLILTALAVAIPARLGLVIIGGEGALVLAGFASAVAALPFLGWASPWLVMPVMFLAAVIAGALWLGAVGALRHYRGVNETIASLLMFYIAVSVLNFFVEGALRDPSDPNKPSTAPIGAANMVGPIPWLKDWLDIGVHWGLVFGIVMAVVLHILMNRTTFGFAARLTGGNVRAARAQGLPVGKLMVLATMIAGACAGMAGYFEVAAILGKANGSLIAGYGFTGILVSFLARHNPIVIPPVAILFGGLAAAGGIIQRRMGLPDATVLVLQGLIFVVLLVSETLYGRFSFFDPEARK, from the coding sequence ATCGCCGCGCCGAGCGGCGTTGCCGAGACGGTCGCCGCGATCCGGCGCGGATCCGAATATGTCGTGATCCCGATCTTCGCGCTGATCGTGTCGGCGGCGCTGTTCTCGCTGTTCCTTCTGGCGCTCGGGAAATCGCCGCAGCAGTTTCTCGAACTGGTCTGGCGCGGCGGCTTTGGCACCAGCTTCTCCTGGGAAAACACGCTGACGCGCGCCGCGCCGTTGATCCTGACCGCGCTCGCGGTCGCGATCCCGGCGCGGCTCGGGCTCGTGATCATCGGCGGCGAAGGCGCGCTCGTCCTCGCCGGCTTCGCCTCGGCGGTCGCGGCGCTGCCGTTCCTCGGCTGGGCGAGCCCCTGGCTCGTCATGCCGGTGATGTTCCTCGCCGCGGTGATCGCGGGCGCACTCTGGCTCGGTGCGGTCGGCGCGCTCCGGCACTATCGGGGCGTCAACGAGACGATCGCCTCGCTGCTCATGTTCTATATCGCCGTCTCGGTCCTGAACTTCTTCGTCGAGGGCGCCCTGCGCGACCCTTCTGACCCGAACAAGCCGTCGACGGCGCCGATCGGCGCCGCCAACATGGTCGGGCCGATCCCGTGGCTCAAGGACTGGCTCGACATCGGCGTGCACTGGGGGCTCGTGTTCGGCATCGTGATGGCGGTCGTGCTGCATATCCTGATGAACCGCACGACCTTCGGCTTCGCCGCGCGTCTGACCGGCGGCAACGTACGGGCGGCGCGGGCGCAAGGGCTGCCGGTCGGCAAGCTCATGGTGCTCGCGACCATGATCGCCGGGGCCTGCGCCGGCATGGCCGGCTATTTCGAAGTCGCGGCGATCCTCGGCAAGGCCAACGGCTCGCTGATCGCCGGCTACGGCTTTACCGGCATCCTCGTGTCGTTCCTCGCCCGCCACAATCCGATCGTGATCCCGCCGGTTGCGATCCTGTTCGGCGGGCTCGCTGCCGCCGGCGGCATCATCCAGCGGCGCATGGGCCTGCCGGACGCGACCGTGCTCGTGCTCCAGGGCCTGATCTTCGTCGTGCTGCTCGTCTCGGAGACGCTCTACGGGCGGTTCTCGTTCTTCGATCCGGAGGCGCGCAAATGA
- a CDS encoding ABC transporter permease, with amino-acid sequence MSDAALVTVATAMFAGAIRVSTPFLFVSLGECLTEKSGRINLGLEGTLVFGAMTAYAISYHSGSPWIGVLAAGIAGSLFGALHGAVCRLPRVNDVAIGIALMLFGTGLAFFFGKPYIQPTAPRLPSIDFGFLVSNPQLKEALKINPLFFVGLLVAVAMWWAFKNTRVGLTVRMTGDSAATARAMGTSVDLVRFLATTAGGFLAGVGGAFLSLYYPGSWNEGLSSGQGLMAVALVIFARWNPLACFVAALLFGGAGAIGPALQSVGISQGYHFFNAAPYILTLIIMIASTSPKRSLKGAPGELTLMK; translated from the coding sequence ATGAGCGATGCAGCCCTTGTCACGGTGGCGACCGCCATGTTCGCCGGCGCGATCCGCGTCTCGACCCCGTTCCTGTTCGTGTCGCTCGGCGAATGCCTGACCGAGAAGTCCGGCCGGATCAATCTCGGCCTCGAAGGCACGCTCGTGTTCGGCGCGATGACCGCCTACGCGATCTCGTACCACTCGGGGAGCCCCTGGATCGGCGTGCTCGCCGCCGGCATCGCCGGCTCGCTGTTCGGCGCGCTGCACGGCGCGGTCTGCCGGCTGCCGCGCGTCAACGACGTGGCGATCGGCATCGCGCTCATGCTGTTCGGCACCGGCCTCGCGTTCTTCTTCGGCAAGCCGTACATCCAGCCGACCGCGCCGCGCCTGCCCTCGATCGACTTCGGTTTCCTCGTCTCCAATCCGCAGCTCAAGGAAGCGCTGAAGATCAATCCCTTGTTCTTCGTCGGCCTTCTGGTCGCGGTCGCGATGTGGTGGGCGTTCAAGAACACGCGCGTCGGGCTGACCGTGCGCATGACCGGCGACAGCGCCGCGACCGCGCGCGCCATGGGCACCTCGGTCGATCTGGTGCGGTTCCTCGCCACCACCGCCGGCGGCTTCCTCGCCGGCGTCGGCGGGGCGTTCCTGTCGCTCTATTACCCGGGCTCCTGGAACGAGGGCCTTTCCTCCGGCCAGGGTCTGATGGCGGTGGCGCTGGTGATCTTCGCGCGCTGGAACCCGCTCGCCTGTTTCGTGGCGGCGCTGCTGTTCGGCGGCGCGGGGGCGATCGGCCCGGCGCTGCAGTCGGTCGGGATCAGCCAAGGCTACCACTTCTTCAACGCCGCGCCCTACATCCTGACGCTCATCATCATGATCGCGTCGACCTCGCCGAAGCGCAGCCTCAAGGGCGCGCCGGGCGAACTCACCCTGATGAAGTGA
- a CDS encoding 2-oxoglutarate and iron-dependent oxygenase domain-containing protein has translation MSALIAGHLRRRSRGVAVLSGRSAILWCRGRKLWHRLRVSAGLELGRATGRDAPVVTPPRRWNTMQALPIIDLDGLSGGGAALDRIAGEIGAACRSIGFFYVRGHGVPERLIAAVFEQAAAFFALPVEQKAVIDMGLVGDNRGYVAMRGEALDPSRPPDLKEGFNLGFDPPDRPARNAFPDLPGFRGTMLAYFAEAQALGLRLHRAIARDLGIAEDFFEPLFDRPMSTLRLLHYPPQPPAAEAGQIGAGEHTDYGNLTLLMTDAVGGLEVRTRAGKWLAAPPIPGAYVVNIGDCLMRWTNDVYVSTPHRVVNRTGRERYSVPFFLDPNPDAPVAAIPSCVPVGAAPKYPPITARAHLTEKLDASYAHRRTRS, from the coding sequence ATGTCTGCTCTGATTGCAGGGCATCTGCGGCGTAGGTCAAGAGGAGTCGCGGTTCTGAGCGGGAGATCCGCCATTCTCTGGTGTCGCGGGCGTAAACTTTGGCATCGTTTGCGGGTTTCGGCGGGGCTAGAGTTGGGCCGCGCGACCGGCCGCGATGCGCCGGTCGTCACGCCCCCGAGGAGATGGAACACCATGCAGGCTCTGCCGATCATCGATCTCGATGGACTGTCCGGCGGCGGCGCGGCGCTCGATCGCATCGCCGGCGAGATCGGCGCCGCCTGCCGGTCGATCGGCTTCTTCTACGTCCGCGGCCACGGTGTGCCGGAGCGGTTGATCGCGGCGGTGTTCGAACAGGCGGCGGCGTTCTTCGCCTTGCCGGTCGAGCAGAAGGCGGTGATCGACATGGGGCTCGTCGGCGACAATCGCGGCTATGTCGCGATGCGCGGCGAGGCGCTCGATCCGTCGCGGCCGCCCGATCTCAAGGAGGGCTTCAATCTGGGCTTCGATCCGCCGGACCGGCCGGCGCGGAATGCATTTCCGGACCTGCCGGGCTTTCGCGGGACGATGCTCGCCTATTTCGCCGAAGCGCAGGCGCTCGGACTCAGGCTCCACCGCGCCATCGCGCGCGACCTCGGCATCGCCGAGGACTTCTTCGAGCCGCTGTTCGATCGGCCGATGTCGACGTTGCGGCTGCTGCATTATCCGCCGCAGCCCCCGGCCGCGGAAGCGGGGCAGATCGGCGCCGGCGAGCACACCGACTACGGCAATCTGACGCTTTTGATGACCGACGCCGTCGGCGGGCTCGAGGTCCGCACCCGCGCGGGCAAATGGCTCGCCGCGCCGCCGATCCCCGGCGCCTATGTGGTCAACATCGGCGACTGCCTGATGCGCTGGACCAACGACGTCTATGTCTCGACGCCGCATCGCGTGGTCAACCGCACCGGCCGCGAGCGCTATTCGGTGCCGTTCTTCCTCGATCCCAATCCGGATGCGCCGGTGGCGGCGATCCCGAGCTGCGTGCCTGTCGGCGCGGCCCCGAAGTACCCGCCGATCACCGCGCGCGCGCATCTGACCGAGAAGCTCGATGCCAGCTACGCGCACCGGCGAACGAGGTCTTGA
- a CDS encoding GntR family transcriptional regulator, translating to MAEANEQRQHRAVGKAREITPLPGLPMGKTRAERLRADLAEQILLGRILPGTALDEVTLAGRYNVSRTPVREALRELAAAGLVEHRAHRGAVVSTLTERQLDEMFTVMADLEAICAGYAAIAMTPAERTELETMHAEAGEMVRRGDLAAYTEANDAFHAFVYAASHNTFLAETVLGVRRRVSPFRRAQFRSLGRLAISHREHGLVIDAMLRGDREGAAREMRAHLESSRASLSHINDPR from the coding sequence ATGGCGGAAGCGAACGAGCAGCGGCAGCATCGGGCGGTCGGCAAGGCCCGCGAGATCACGCCGCTGCCGGGCCTACCCATGGGCAAGACCCGAGCCGAACGGCTGCGCGCCGATCTCGCCGAGCAGATCCTGCTCGGTCGCATCCTGCCCGGCACGGCGCTCGACGAGGTGACGCTCGCCGGCCGGTACAACGTTTCGCGCACGCCCGTGCGCGAGGCCCTGCGCGAACTCGCCGCCGCCGGCCTCGTCGAACATCGGGCCCATCGCGGCGCCGTCGTCTCGACGCTGACCGAACGCCAGCTCGACGAGATGTTCACCGTCATGGCCGACCTCGAGGCCATCTGCGCCGGCTATGCCGCGATCGCCATGACGCCGGCCGAAAGGACCGAGCTCGAGACCATGCATGCCGAGGCCGGCGAGATGGTCCGGCGCGGCGATCTCGCCGCCTATACCGAGGCGAACGACGCCTTTCACGCCTTCGTCTACGCCGCGAGCCACAACACCTTCCTGGCTGAGACCGTGCTCGGCGTCCGGCGGCGTGTGAGCCCGTTCCGGCGTGCCCAGTTCCGCAGCCTCGGGCGTCTGGCGATCAGCCATCGCGAACATGGGCTCGTCATCGACGCGATGCTGCGCGGCGACCGCGAAGGCGCGGCGCGCGAGATGCGCGCGCATCTGGAATCCTCGCGCGCCTCGCTCAGCCACATCAACGACCCGCGCTGA
- a CDS encoding helix-turn-helix transcriptional regulator, with product MNSNEQSGTTKGSPEGPASRRIPIDLGDPAWRAAAVDQTVPTVITSLEAYAPGVSVHMLLDGELLISHTEDRRHRMVAGAMLIACLPTGGERRIFARHQKRLRWIEFQADATSGIDRFGIPPAWLEADKPPHEVLLPMPAELVTRALGLFETHLPPPLGETRRGAEVLLAVCDVIAAVITDTHAACPALARSNALFTAAVELMESRLHEPLSVADLCAALGTNRNKLTALFRARADASPMEYLGQLRLRRARVMVLTRDLPLGEIAHRVGYRQQSSFTRAFRQLFGETPRGMRAGVEHATFPAGATIHDSGRERADHPDRH from the coding sequence GTGAATTCGAACGAGCAGAGCGGGACCACAAAGGGCTCCCCCGAAGGACCCGCGAGCCGGCGGATCCCGATCGATCTCGGCGATCCGGCCTGGCGGGCGGCAGCTGTCGACCAGACGGTCCCGACGGTCATCACCAGCCTGGAAGCCTATGCGCCGGGCGTGTCCGTGCACATGCTGCTCGATGGCGAACTGCTCATCAGCCACACCGAGGACCGAAGACACCGGATGGTGGCAGGCGCCATGCTGATCGCATGCCTTCCCACCGGCGGAGAGCGGCGCATTTTCGCTCGACATCAGAAACGTTTACGCTGGATCGAATTCCAGGCGGACGCTACGTCAGGCATCGACCGGTTCGGCATCCCGCCGGCGTGGCTGGAGGCCGACAAGCCGCCGCACGAGGTCCTGCTTCCGATGCCGGCCGAGCTCGTCACGCGTGCGCTCGGCCTGTTCGAGACACACCTGCCGCCGCCGCTCGGCGAGACCCGCCGGGGCGCCGAGGTGCTGCTCGCGGTGTGCGATGTGATCGCGGCCGTGATCACCGACACGCATGCGGCCTGCCCTGCGCTCGCCCGCTCCAATGCGCTGTTCACCGCCGCGGTTGAACTCATGGAGAGCCGTCTGCACGAGCCGCTGAGTGTCGCCGACCTGTGCGCGGCGCTCGGCACCAACCGCAACAAGCTCACCGCGCTGTTCCGTGCGCGCGCCGATGCCTCGCCGATGGAATACCTCGGCCAGTTGCGGCTGCGCCGCGCCCGGGTGATGGTGCTCACGCGCGACCTGCCGCTCGGCGAAATCGCCCACCGCGTCGGCTATCGGCAACAGTCGAGCTTCACCCGCGCCTTCCGACAGCTGTTCGGCGAAACGCCGCGCGGCATGCGGGCTGGCGTCGAGCACGCGACCTTTCCGGCCGGCGCCACGATCCATGACAGCGGCCGCGAGCGCGCGGATCATCCCGACCGGCATTGA
- a CDS encoding BMP family ABC transporter substrate-binding protein: protein MSKLILNRRSLLKSAAAAGALTVAPSIGRFGAAEAAGLTIGIIYVGPRDDFGWNQAHAVAAKALKAVPGVTVVEEENVPETIAVQKSMESMIKLEGAKLIFATSFGYFDPHMIEMAKKYPDVEFRHAIGLWSKDKHPMNAGSYYAYLHQAHYVDGIAAGLSTKSNKLGFIAAKPISSVLQNINAFTMGVRKVNPNATVQLIFTGDWSLPVREAEAANALADAGCDVLTCHVDSPKVVVETAEKRGVKVCGHNASQAPLAPKGFITGAEYKWETIYKSFADLLAKGQKLPNFERGGYDKDYVQNTPFGAGATEEAKKAATAAIADLKANKPYVSGPLKDNKGNEVVAAGKVIDNYDVFLETTSYLVEGVQGSLT from the coding sequence ATGTCGAAGTTAATCCTCAATCGCCGGTCTCTGTTGAAGTCCGCCGCGGCCGCCGGCGCGCTGACGGTGGCGCCGTCCATCGGCCGCTTCGGCGCGGCGGAGGCCGCCGGCCTCACCATCGGCATTATCTATGTCGGCCCGCGCGACGACTTCGGCTGGAACCAGGCCCATGCGGTTGCGGCCAAGGCGCTCAAGGCGGTGCCGGGCGTGACCGTGGTCGAGGAGGAGAACGTTCCCGAGACGATCGCCGTGCAGAAGAGCATGGAGTCGATGATCAAGCTCGAAGGCGCGAAGCTGATCTTCGCGACCTCGTTCGGCTATTTCGATCCGCACATGATCGAGATGGCGAAGAAGTATCCGGATGTCGAGTTCCGCCACGCGATCGGCCTGTGGTCGAAGGACAAGCATCCGATGAACGCCGGCTCGTACTACGCCTATCTGCACCAGGCGCATTACGTGGACGGCATTGCGGCCGGCCTGTCGACCAAGTCGAACAAGCTCGGCTTCATCGCCGCCAAGCCGATCTCGTCGGTGCTGCAGAACATCAACGCCTTCACCATGGGCGTGCGCAAGGTCAATCCGAACGCGACCGTCCAGCTGATCTTCACCGGCGACTGGTCGCTGCCCGTGCGCGAGGCCGAGGCCGCCAACGCGCTCGCCGACGCCGGCTGCGATGTGCTGACCTGCCATGTCGACAGCCCGAAGGTGGTGGTCGAGACGGCCGAGAAGCGCGGCGTCAAGGTCTGCGGCCACAATGCCAGCCAGGCGCCGCTGGCGCCGAAGGGCTTCATCACCGGCGCGGAGTACAAGTGGGAGACGATCTACAAGTCGTTCGCCGACCTGCTCGCCAAGGGCCAGAAGCTGCCGAACTTCGAGCGCGGCGGCTACGACAAGGACTATGTCCAGAACACCCCGTTCGGCGCCGGAGCGACCGAGGAGGCCAAGAAGGCCGCGACCGCCGCGATCGCCGATCTCAAGGCCAACAAGCCCTACGTCTCCGGTCCGCTCAAGGACAACAAGGGCAACGAGGTCGTCGCGGCCGGCAAGGTCATCGACAACTACGATGTCTTCCTGGAGACGACGAGCTACCTCGTCGAGGGCGTGCAGGGCTCGCTGACCTGA
- a CDS encoding ring-opening amidohydrolase, whose amino-acid sequence MPHAVMHRLPMSAPDDVSALAAAIAAGTLDPASVVAVLGKTEGNGCVNDFTRGFAVQSLKLLFSRHIAPDRVDAIAFVMSGGTEGGLGPHWLVVEARAGDHAATGPSLAVGVAATRSLLPEEIGRVAQVDAVAAAVAAAMAKAGIAAAEDVHFVQIKCPLLTAERILEARGRGASTATAETLKSMGLSRGASALGVAVALGEVARDAIDDRAIGVDKTLWSGRASTSAGVELMVVEIMVLGMSAAWSGDLAIDHAVMADGIDVEPVRAALRRLGFDAAGQLSTDEQARLRALLVKAEASSTGRLRHHRHTMLDDSDISSTRHARAFVAGALAGVVGHAEIFVSGGAEHQGPDGGGPCAVIARKA is encoded by the coding sequence ATGCCTCATGCCGTGATGCACCGCCTGCCCATGTCGGCCCCCGACGACGTCTCCGCCCTGGCGGCGGCGATTGCGGCCGGCACGCTCGATCCCGCGTCGGTGGTCGCCGTGCTCGGCAAGACCGAGGGCAACGGCTGCGTCAACGATTTCACGCGGGGCTTCGCCGTCCAGTCGCTCAAGTTGTTGTTTTCGCGCCATATCGCACCCGACCGCGTCGATGCGATCGCTTTCGTCATGTCGGGCGGCACCGAGGGCGGGCTCGGGCCGCACTGGCTCGTGGTCGAGGCGCGGGCGGGCGATCACGCCGCCACTGGACCGTCCCTCGCCGTCGGCGTGGCGGCGACGCGATCACTCCTCCCCGAAGAGATCGGTCGCGTCGCGCAGGTCGATGCGGTCGCGGCGGCTGTCGCGGCGGCGATGGCGAAGGCGGGCATCGCCGCGGCGGAGGACGTGCACTTCGTGCAGATCAAGTGTCCGCTGCTGACGGCCGAGCGCATTCTCGAGGCGCGGGGGCGCGGCGCCAGCACGGCGACGGCCGAGACGCTGAAGTCGATGGGCCTGTCACGCGGCGCCTCGGCGCTCGGCGTCGCCGTCGCGCTCGGCGAGGTGGCGCGCGACGCGATCGACGATCGGGCGATCGGCGTCGACAAAACGCTCTGGTCGGGGCGGGCGAGCACATCGGCCGGCGTCGAACTGATGGTCGTCGAGATCATGGTGCTCGGCATGAGCGCGGCCTGGAGCGGCGATCTCGCCATCGACCATGCCGTGATGGCCGACGGCATCGACGTCGAGCCGGTGCGCGCGGCGCTGCGGCGCCTCGGGTTCGATGCCGCGGGGCAGCTCTCCACCGATGAGCAGGCGCGGCTGAGGGCGCTCTTGGTCAAGGCGGAGGCGTCCTCGACCGGGCGGCTCAGGCACCACCGGCATACGATGCTCGACGATTCCGACATCTCCTCGACCCGTCACGCGCGGGCCTTCGTGGCGGGAGCCCTGGCGGGCGTGGTCGGGCATGCGGAGATCTTCGTCTCGGGCGGAGCCGAACACCAGGGCCCCGACGGCGGCGGACCCTGCGCGGTGATCGCGCGCAAGGCGTGA
- a CDS encoding response regulator transcription factor has protein sequence MSALTIMLVDDHPIVREGYRRLLERQSGYRVVAEAETAAAAYQAYRSAKPDVVVMDLSLPGPGGLEAIRHIRQWDKGARILVFSMHQSAPFALKAFEAGAAGYVTKTSPPEELVRAVETVARGGRSLSSDIADEIAAERLTARGGAFDDLAPREVEILRMFASGRTADEIADQLALSLKTVQNYHYQIKAKLGARTDAHLVWLAIGGGFLLAEEPVRDPPR, from the coding sequence GTGAGCGCGCTGACGATCATGCTCGTCGACGATCATCCGATCGTGCGGGAGGGATACCGCCGCCTGCTCGAGCGGCAGAGCGGCTATCGGGTCGTCGCCGAGGCCGAGACTGCGGCGGCGGCCTATCAGGCCTATCGATCGGCGAAGCCGGACGTCGTCGTGATGGACCTGTCGCTGCCGGGGCCGGGCGGGCTGGAGGCGATCCGGCATATCCGGCAATGGGACAAGGGCGCGCGCATCCTCGTCTTCTCCATGCACCAGAGCGCGCCGTTCGCGCTCAAGGCATTCGAGGCGGGGGCGGCCGGCTATGTGACCAAGACCAGCCCGCCGGAAGAACTCGTGCGGGCGGTCGAGACGGTTGCGCGCGGCGGGCGGTCGCTGTCGAGCGACATCGCGGACGAGATTGCGGCCGAACGACTGACAGCGCGCGGCGGGGCGTTCGACGACCTCGCGCCGCGCGAGGTCGAGATCCTGCGCATGTTCGCTTCAGGGCGCACCGCCGACGAGATCGCCGACCAGCTCGCGCTCAGCCTGAAGACGGTGCAGAACTATCACTACCAGATCAAGGCCAAGCTCGGGGCGCGCACCGACGCGCATCTGGTCTGGCTGGCGATCGGCGGCGGTTTCCTGCTGGCGGAGGAACCGGTTCGCGACCCGCCCCGTTGA
- a CDS encoding DUF1636 family protein — MCTTCDRYDLDAPEPSHGARFAAALRQEAERRGVLVAIEAVDCLDGCRSPCNAALRGRGKPLVRLTALTEADAGAVLDLADRHATASGLEAADVPASLRRRTSVLASRRGRR; from the coding sequence GTGTGCACGACCTGCGATCGCTACGATCTCGACGCCCCGGAGCCGAGCCATGGCGCGCGTTTCGCGGCAGCGCTGCGACAGGAAGCGGAGCGGCGCGGCGTGCTTGTGGCGATCGAGGCGGTCGATTGCCTGGACGGTTGCCGGTCGCCCTGCAACGCGGCGCTGCGCGGGCGCGGCAAGCCGCTGGTGCGCCTGACCGCTCTCACGGAGGCCGATGCCGGCGCCGTGCTCGATCTCGCCGATCGCCATGCGACGGCGTCCGGGCTCGAGGCCGCCGACGTTCCGGCATCGTTGCGTCGGCGCACCTCGGTGCTGGCTTCGCGTCGTGGTCGGCGGTGA
- the atzF gene encoding allophanate hydrolase codes for MPAVPESFDLKSLARAYAAGLDPRDVIAAVEARIAAFDDPALFIARPDRATLDARAAALAALSVDARAALPLYGVPFAVKDNIDVAGLPTTAACPDFAYAPSASATTVAKLEAAGAIVIGKTNLDQFATGLVGVRSPYGVPRNTFDPARIPGGSSSGSAVAVAAGIAAFSLGTDTAGSGRVPAGLNNLVGLKPTPGLASTTGVLPACRTLDCVSIFALTVDDATAVLDVMAGFDPTDAFSKVFAAEKQGPWPAGLRLGVPGAKDRHFFGDTVGEAAYAAALERIAGLGATLVEIDFEPLFAVARLLYEGPWVAERLAAIEEFVAAKPEAMHPVTRAIIAPAGARTAVEAFKSLYKLKDLARIAEAVWTSVDALVVPTVPRAWTVAEVEADPIATNSALGTYTNFVNLLGLSALAVPVALRSDGFPSGVTLIGEGGRDGFLAGLGRVIEGTSGLPLGATGKPRPAFTPLALDAPADTLPLVVFGAHLSGLALNHELTGCGATLIGETRTAPLYRMHALAGAPVRPGLIRVGEGGAAIKGEIWAVPFAGVGALLARIAPPLGLGTVVLEDGQSLRGFICETAGVEGAPDVSHHGGWRAYLAARA; via the coding sequence ATGCCCGCCGTTCCGGAGAGCTTCGACCTCAAGAGCCTCGCTCGCGCCTATGCGGCCGGGCTCGACCCGCGCGATGTGATCGCGGCGGTGGAGGCGCGGATCGCGGCCTTCGACGATCCGGCGCTGTTCATCGCCCGGCCCGATCGCGCGACGCTCGACGCGCGGGCGGCCGCGCTCGCCGCGTTGTCGGTCGACGCGCGGGCCGCGCTGCCGCTCTACGGCGTGCCCTTCGCGGTCAAGGACAATATCGACGTCGCCGGCCTGCCGACCACGGCGGCCTGCCCGGATTTCGCCTACGCGCCCTCGGCCAGCGCGACCACGGTCGCCAAGCTCGAGGCGGCCGGCGCGATCGTGATCGGCAAGACCAACCTCGACCAGTTCGCGACCGGGCTCGTCGGCGTGCGCTCGCCCTATGGCGTGCCGCGCAACACCTTCGATCCGGCGCGCATCCCCGGCGGTTCGTCGTCGGGCTCGGCGGTCGCCGTCGCGGCCGGCATCGCGGCCTTCTCGCTCGGCACCGATACGGCCGGCTCGGGGCGCGTGCCGGCGGGGCTCAACAATCTGGTCGGCTTAAAGCCGACGCCGGGGCTCGCCTCGACCACTGGCGTGCTCCCCGCCTGCCGTACGCTCGACTGCGTGTCGATCTTCGCGCTGACCGTCGACGATGCGACCGCCGTGCTCGACGTAATGGCGGGCTTCGATCCGACGGACGCGTTCTCGAAGGTGTTTGCCGCCGAGAAGCAAGGCCCGTGGCCCGCGGGTCTGCGGCTCGGCGTGCCGGGCGCCAAGGACCGGCACTTCTTCGGCGATACGGTCGGCGAGGCGGCCTATGCGGCGGCGCTGGAGCGGATCGCGGGGCTCGGCGCGACGCTGGTCGAGATCGATTTCGAGCCGCTGTTCGCGGTCGCCCGGCTGCTCTACGAAGGGCCCTGGGTCGCCGAGCGGTTGGCCGCGATCGAGGAGTTCGTCGCCGCAAAGCCGGAGGCGATGCATCCGGTGACGCGCGCGATCATCGCGCCGGCCGGCGCGCGCACCGCCGTCGAGGCATTCAAGTCGCTCTACAAGCTCAAGGATCTGGCGCGGATCGCCGAGGCCGTCTGGACGTCGGTCGACGCGCTGGTCGTGCCGACCGTGCCGCGCGCCTGGACGGTCGCCGAAGTCGAGGCCGATCCGATCGCGACCAACTCGGCGCTCGGCACCTATACGAACTTCGTCAACCTGCTCGGGCTCTCGGCGCTCGCGGTGCCCGTGGCGCTGCGCTCGGACGGGTTCCCCTCGGGCGTCACGCTGATCGGCGAGGGCGGCCGCGACGGCTTTCTCGCCGGGCTCGGGCGGGTGATCGAAGGCACCTCCGGCCTGCCGCTCGGTGCGACGGGTAAGCCGCGGCCGGCCTTTACGCCGCTCGCCCTCGACGCGCCGGCGGACACCCTGCCGCTGGTCGTGTTCGGCGCGCATCTCTCCGGGCTCGCGCTCAACCACGAACTGACCGGCTGTGGCGCGACCCTGATCGGCGAGACGCGCACCGCGCCGCTCTACCGCATGCATGCGCTCGCCGGCGCGCCGGTGAGGCCGGGGCTGATCCGGGTCGGGGAGGGCGGGGCCGCGATCAAGGGCGAGATCTGGGCGGTCCCTTTCGCCGGCGTCGGGGCGCTGCTCGCCCGCATCGCGCCGCCGCTCGGGCTCGGCACGGTCGTGCTCGAGGATGGCCAGTCGCTGCGCGGCTTCATCTGCGAGACGGCAGGGGTCGAAGGCGCGCCGGACGTGTCGCATCACGGCGGCTGGCGCGCCTATCTGGCGGCGCGGGCCTGA